TTTCATTCTCTGGGTTGGAATATTTCCGCGCCCGCGTTGAAGGTGATTTTGCCCGTTGGAATTTCGTTTTATACGTTTCAGTCCTTGAGTTATTCGATCGACGTTTATCGAAAACAGATCGAACCCGAACGGAATTTTCTGCGATACGCCCTATTTCTTTCGTTTTTCCCGCAACTCGTCGCCGGTCCGATCGTGTCCGCGAGAATTCTTTTGCCCGCGCTTCGCGATCTATTTTCTTGGAAGAACGTTCCTCTTCGGGAAGGAATTTGGCTGATACTTTTGGGATTCGTGAAGAAGGCGGTGATCGCGGATCGAATCTCCGTGATTTCCGACTTCGCTTATCAATTTCCGGAAACGGTTTCTTCGCTCTTTGCGTGGATGGGCGTATTCTCTTATGCGATTCAGATCTATTGCGATTTTTCTGGTTATACGGACATCGCGATCGGTTCCGCTCTTCTGTTGGGAGTTCGTTTGCCCGAGAATTTTAGGCTTCCTTATACCGCGTCGAGTTTTTCGGATTTCTGGAGAAGATGGCATATCTCCCTTTCCGGTTGGTTGCGGGAATATCTGTATATTCCGCTCGGAGGAAATCGAATTACGGGATGGATCACCTATCGGAATCTTTTGATTACGATGTTGCTCGGCGGGCTTTGGCACGGAGCCAGTTGGAATTTCGTAATCTGGGGATTTCTGCACGGGATCTTTTTGGCGATGGAAAGGTGGTTTCGCGACGCTGTACGTTTTCCCTGGGAAAAAAATTCGGGTTTGGATCGAAGTTTAAAATTCCTATATCAGATTTTTGTAATTCTTTCCGTATGTTTGATTTGGATTTTTTTCCGCTCTAAAACCTTCGAAGGGGCCGCGGGGCTTTTGACGACGTTATTCTCCTTTCGTTCGGGAATCGAACCCACATATACGATGCAGAGTCATTTTTTGACCGTTTTATTCTTTATGGGTTTGGCGACGTGGATCGGGAAAAAGGAAGAATCTTCCGGATCTTTCTCCTTTTTTAGGGAGAATCTTCATTGGGCGATCTTTGCGTTTTTAAGCGCGCTCGGTTTTATCGTCGGAGTTGTTTTGACCGTGGAAACAAAACCCTTTCTTTACTTCGTTTTTTGAAAGGGTTTGCGTAAGGCTTCTCGGATTTTTTGAGAATCCTCGTAGAAGTAAAATTCTTTCGAGCCGCATTGCGTTTTATCGGAAGGTTTTCCGTAGACTTCCAGAATCCGATCTTCTCCTAAACCTTCGGTGAGAACCGCGATCGTTCCCGGATAATCCTTGAGATACCATTCTCGGTTGGAAATCGTATGCGAACCTTCTAATGTTCCATAGGCGACGTGAACCGCGGGGATTTTCGTTTCGGAAAAAACTCGAATTCTTTTTGCGTTCCAGAAATCGGAGACGACCAGAGAAATCGGTCGATTTTTGGCGATTTTGTCCACACAGGACGCTTCCTGTGGTATCGTCCGGAAAAGTCGCAAAAGCGCATTTTCGGGGTTTTCGGGAGATTTTTGTCCGAGGAACCAGACGGAAAGAAACAAAACGAAGATGGAGAGAGTTAAACCTCGTTTCGGAAAACCCGCCACAAAAACGAGAAAGATCGGACTCAAGATCAAGGCCGGTGCCGCATAACGTAGGCTGTATTCGTCGATGTATGTTCCGGTCAGAATGGGCGCAAACGTTAGAATTGCAAAAAAGAAAAACAAAAACGAAGTCGATTTCGTTTTATACATTCTTGTTAATGCGAAGAAGAGCGCGATCGTAAGAATCGAAATCAAAACCGCCGGAACCGGAATCGCCGACGCACCCCCGGAAGAAAACCAAACCAAAGCCTCGTCTTTAAAACGGGAAATATCTCGAACGATTTGCGCGAAGGATAAAACCGCCGGAATTCTTCCCGATTTTTCGATGAACAAAAACGATTTAAGAATCGAATGAAGGATCAAACCTATGATCCCCGCGACCAATAATCTCTTGGAACTTTCGGGAAAGAAACGTTTCCATACGGAACCGGCAGAATCTCGGTGTAAAAATCCGGCTAAAATTCCGGGAATCACAAGTTCCACAAAAAGGATCCGATCAGACGCGATCGTCAACGCGATCCAAAAAGACAAGATCCATACTTCACGTTTTTTGAATGTTTTGGAAAGCAAGGGCCAGGCATATAAGGTCACCAAAAAGGCGCTCGCGTGTATGGAAGGAAGAAAGAGAATATAAAGAGTCGGGAAGTTTTTTGCGGCTAAGAGTAAAAACGAAATCGAAACCAGAACCCAGGATTTTACGCGACGCGCTTCTTTGCGGGAAAGAGGTTTTCTCTTTTTTTCTTCCCGGAGATAAATCCAAAAACGTTCCGTCAAAACCGTAAAGAGAATCGTTTGTAAAAACGCGAAAACGACGAGCGCTTTCCCGGCGCTTCCGAAGATCCAAAGGAGAATGGAAACGATCGGAAAGTCCGGAAAAAAATACGGAGAAGGAGTAAAGGACCAGAATAAAAAATTTCCTCCGTCTCGGAATACGTCGAGAGCCACGGTCGGAATGTAGAGAATGTCCGAGTTGAGATAAATTCCTTCGGGGCTGAACGCGAGGGAATACAATAAGGAAATAAAAAATAGAATCAGGCTTAGAATGTATTTCAACGTGGTATCCGAAACGCCGCGAACCGCAACGATGTTTTCTTGAGTTTTCTTTATGCAAGTTTCTTCGGGTTGAAGTCAAGACAAAGCGGAAAAGAAGTTCCTGGACAAGCCCCGCAATTCTGGAAATTTGTAGCTTCAGAGTTTTGAAACAGAGGAAGACGACTTTGCAACAAAAGGACAACGCGGATTTGAAAAACAAAAAGCCCGGACAAGTCGGTCACGGCGCGCTTTTAGTCGCCGGAATCCTCGTATTATTCCTACTCGATTTTCTTTTTTTTAGGATTCTGATCTGGAAGGTTCCGAACGAATCCCCTTGGAGTTCCAATCACTTCTATAATTTTTTATACGAATACTTTTCGCTGAAGGAAAAACAAAAACGTCTTCCTCGGATTTTGATCGTGGGCTCGAGTATCGCTCATTATTCTTTCGATCGAGAATCCTTTCGAAAGGAAATTTTGGAAAAGACGGGAAAGGATACGGAAGTGGAATTTCTTTCCTACGCGGGAATGACTCCTTTGGACGCGTGGCTTTGCCGTAAGAAGATCGTGGAACTCGAACCCGACTTCGTCGTATTTCCGATTAATTTTATCGATTGGAGATTACACCGCGCGTATTCTTTGAACCCGGAATATAAGAACGAAACGATCGATCGTGAAATTCTTCTTTTGGACGCGCTGAATTTTTTTGAGGCCCCTCAGTCCCGTTTTATCTTTCCGTTCGAAACGGCTCTTGAATTTTTTTCCGAACTCGGATTTGCGAAAACGAGCGAATATCTCGCGGCGTCGGTGTTCGGATTTTACGGATATAAGGATGTTTTTTGGAAGAATCTTCGTTCTCTTTACGATCATCGGTTCGGAAGAAACACGAGTTATCACGGTTACAACGGGGTTCAAATCCGGGAACGAGTCACTTCTCTCGGATGGACCGGCAAAAATTTTTCCTTTCGACCGACTCCGGGAATGAAAAAAAACGGATTTCTCGTTCAGATCGTTCCGGAAATTCTTTCCTCGGGGCCTTTGAAAATCATATTCAAAAAAAAGAATGCGATTCAGTCGTTTACGTTTTCGGAACCGGGATGGAAAAAGATTCTTTTTGAAGAATCCTTTTTGTCGGAAGACCAACGCGCTCCCGATCTGTCGTCGGAGGATTCGGATGGGACGGTTTTTGCCGAACTTTCCAATACCTGGGTTCCTTTTTACGCGGAAGGCGAGAATAAGGATTGGAACTACGACCGGCTGGGAGTTCGTCTTCAGCAAACTTTCGGGACGGATATTCCCCGAAACGGCATGCAATACACGAGGGAAGAGCGTCTCGAGGATTTGCGTTACTTGAATATGAGTGATTTGGAATATTCTAAATACTTTAACTTTAGGCTTTTGGACGATTATGCGCAAAGGCCGGGAATCGGTTATCTGATCGCGCTGAGGGACGCGAAGTTTCGGATCAAGGACGAGAAGTTCGTTCCGGTTCTTCATTTCGAATATCTGCAGAAGTTCTCCGGATTTTTGCGCGAGAAAAAAATTCCTCTCTGGATCGTGAACAATCCCGAAAATCCGATCAGCTTGGGCTGGTATCAGGATTCGAATTGGTATCG
This genomic stretch from Leptospira kmetyi serovar Malaysia str. Bejo-Iso9 harbors:
- a CDS encoding MBOAT family O-acyltransferase, which encodes MNFTTPQYFLFFAIVWCVRWILAAIYPKKNSFVLYFLLSVSYFFYLSWDYRFGALILFTTVLDYFVGLGIGAQNALGERENLRARRILLFLSLFGNLSVLGFFKYFHFFTDSFFALFHSLGWNISAPALKVILPVGISFYTFQSLSYSIDVYRKQIEPERNFLRYALFLSFFPQLVAGPIVSARILLPALRDLFSWKNVPLREGIWLILLGFVKKAVIADRISVISDFAYQFPETVSSLFAWMGVFSYAIQIYCDFSGYTDIAIGSALLLGVRLPENFRLPYTASSFSDFWRRWHISLSGWLREYLYIPLGGNRITGWITYRNLLITMLLGGLWHGASWNFVIWGFLHGIFLAMERWFRDAVRFPWEKNSGLDRSLKFLYQIFVILSVCLIWIFFRSKTFEGAAGLLTTLFSFRSGIEPTYTMQSHFLTVLFFMGLATWIGKKEESSGSFSFFRENLHWAIFAFLSALGFIVGVVLTVETKPFLYFVF